The Caminicella sporogenes DSM 14501 genomic interval TTGAACCTCTACCAAATCCTGCATCTACGCCTTGTTGAACAGCTATTTCTGGAGTAACTTGTGTTCCACCACAAGCTATGATAATTTTATCTCTTATACCTTTTTCTACACAATATTCATGTATCCTCTTCATATTTTTATAATGAATATCATCATGACTAATTATTGTTGAAGCTAATATAGCATCTGCATTCAATTCTATAGCTGCATCTACAAGTTTTTCTATAGGACAAGAAGTTCCCAAATATACAACTTCTATACCCCATTTCTCTATTCCACCATGTTTAATATCTATTACTTCACGAAGCCCAACTGAATGTTCATCTTCACCCACAGTTGCAGCAACAACTTTCATTGGCTTTCTTTCAATTTCTGCCCAAAGTTCTTCATCACTTAAAACTTCAGGTTCAGGTGGAATTTCCAATTTACTTATATCTACATCAAATTCTAATTTGCCTTTTAATTGAACCCTTGTACCTTCAGCTGGATGAAGAATTTCAAGATGAATAACTTCTGGATCTTGAAGATTCATTTTCTTAGCAAATTCTATAGCAGCAAATTCAGCTATTCTCTTATTAGTTGGTAAAAATAATTCGACTTGAACAGTTCCATCAGCTAACCATTCTACTTCAGGCTTTATATAATTTGAATTTCTATATTTTTCAGTTTCATCTAAACGTTTATATACATTATCATTTTCATCTAACTCATCAATAAATATAATTTTTTCAGGCTTTTCAAATGTACATCCGTCTATAAGTTTTGATGGATTATCTACTGCATCAGGGTCATACTGAGCAACATTATTATATCCATAATGAGCTGTAACAGGAGCCATATAGTCTTCATCTCTTTCAAATACTGTTCCTGCACCAACTCCTCCATCAATTTTTCTTCCTATACCATCTCCATTTCTCTCTGGATACATACCTGAATCAACAAAAAATCCTTTTTCTACAGCTTCAAAATATCCTCCTACTTCAATAATTTCTTCTAAAAAGAGAACTGCTCTTTCTTTTAACTCCCTAACTTTTTCAGGTAAATACCCTTCCTTTTTAAGTTCAACCATTTCAAGCAAACTATCAAGTCCTACTAAAGTTTGTTTAGCTGTATCACAAGCTTCTATATTGTACATATGCCATGGAACATTTCTTCCCTCATCAGGAGTTATTGTAGATTGAATATCTGCCCTTGTAAGTTTTGAAATCATCATATTCATTACATGAGTTACTGTAGCTTCTCTTGATGAAGAAGTAATATACTTAGTATTTTGTTGTGCTCTCATTTTGTATTCATCAAAGAAATCTCTTAGTGCAACAGCATATGGAAGGTCATACTTCATACATGGTACAGGTGAAGCTGAAGGCGGTACTGTTGAAAGGCAAATGTTTTCCTTCTTCATACCAACTTTATATGAATACATAGCATTTATACCATGCTGCACCATAAGTTCAGGCATTACTTTCCAAGCATCTCTTGCTGTTGCATTTGCATTATGTGCTCCATCTATCTGAGCCATATCTGCCCAAGCCATTATTTTTTTTGATTCTGCAGCATCAACAAAAGAACGCACCATATTTATGTTTCTATAAAGAACATTATACTGTGGGTCTTGGTGAGCACCATTAACTCCTTCTTCAGCAAACATAACTGCTATATCAGGACCTGCAACACCAGATACATAGGAATGATAATTTATAGGTCTTCCTACTTCTTCTTCTATTAAATCTAAAGCTTTTCTTTGAGCTCTAACTTGTTTTCTAGTTACAGGAATACCTCCTATACCTTGTGGAGTACCTTCTATAAGTCCATCATAATGAGATTGTCCTGCTGTTCTAATAACCATTATATGGTCAGCACCATGCCATGCAGCCATTCTCATTCTTCTTATATCATCTTCAAATCTTCCTGAAGCTATTTCAGTTGTAATAGTTTCTTGAGGCTGAGGGTCTAAATTATCAAAATATTGAACAGCTGCCGGAATACCTATTGAATTCTTTAAAGATTCTGAACAATCATGATAAACATGAGGTCCAATCTTTAATTCGTCAACTTTCTTTCTCCAAGTCCATCCCCTTCTCTTTGGTCTATAATTTTCTAAATCACTTAATATCTCTCTTATATCCAACTTTTCATTAGGGTTTAACTTTTTCATTATTCATTCCCCCCTTTGAATATTCTTACTGCGTCGTCCCAATGTTTCCCTTCTATCATTTCAAGGCCTGCTTGCCTTAGAGGAATGTTTTTTTCTTTAGATATTCTATAAACAATATGACCTACACCTTTTCCCATCAAACCCCTATCTATTGCTCCTTCTACTAATGGTTTAGCTTCTAAACTCGAAAAACCCATTCTCAATAAAACTGAACGTTCTATTGATGGAGTAGTATGGGTTCTAGCAAGTTCAAGTAGGGGGTCTACAATTTTCTCAAGCAATTCCCAAAATCTTGCTTTTAATTCTTCATCTGTTAAATTTGCAAGATGTTTTCTTCTCTCTTGAAAGTCATCTTCTCTTTTTATATATCCCTTCATAGACTTCCCTCCGTTTTAAAATTATTTTATATTGACATTCAATTCATTAAGAATATCCTCAACAAATTGACGGTTAGATTTTGTTTCATCAACTAAAAATATTAAATCTTCCTCTGAAATTTCAGTTGCATTATTATTTTTTATAGCATTTTTAATATAAGAAGCTCTTATTTTATTCATATCTAAATCAACTGCTTTAATTAACTTAGGATGCTCAGGTAAAATGATATTTTTACCGGGTACTTCTTCTCTTGGATTTCCAAACTTTACTTCTATTCCATTTTCCCTAGCAAATGAAAGTTGAGGTTGAATATGTTTTCCTGCTCCCGTATATTCTGTTTCCTGAACAACTATTATTTTATCTTCATCTAATTCTTGAGCTAAGCTAAATGCAGCTGCTAAAGAAGTATTTCCTGCCGGTCCTCTTTCAAGTCCTTCAAGTTGTGCTAAAACTTCAGTCATATAAAATACTTCACCTTGATTAATCGTTACATATCTATCCATATATCTGAGTGGTCTTGCAGCAGACCTCGGTACATCAGAACGGTCAGGCCAAGTAGCAAATGGCATTCCAAAACCTGTATGTCCAGTTGTAAAAGATTTTTTATTAAACTGCTTGTCTGAAGCCATATGAAGTCCTTTTAAATTTACACTAGCTCCTACAACAATAGTTTCTTTTGCTCCAGCTTTTAAAAGCCCTCTAGCTGTCCCAGTCAAGTTTCCTCCCCCTGCATTAGTACAAACAACTACATCAGGGTCTTTTCCTTCTCTCTCTCTCATCTGCATGGCAATTTCATAACCAAGTGTTTCTACTCCTGCAATTCCAAATGGAGTATATAATGATGCATTAAAATAACCTGTCTCTTCTAATAGCTTTAAGAAAGTATAAAAAAGCTCCGGTCCAACTGTCAGCTGAACAACTTCTGCACCATACGCTTCACATTTTCTTGCTTTTTCAATTATTTCAGGCTGTCCTACTCCCCTGCTGTCATAACACTCTTGAACTATAATACATTTTAAGCCATGCATAGCTGCTTGACTTGCAACTGCAGCACCATAATTCCCACTAGTTGCAGCTATTACCCCTTTATATCCAAGTTTTTTTGCATGGTATACAGCATTGGCTGCTCTTCTAGCTTTAAAACTTCCTGAAGGATTACATGCTTCATCTTTTATAAAAATTCTAGCACCCTTTCCCTTTGGAGAAAGTTTTCTTGCTAAATTTGTTAAATTTTTTAGCTCTAAAATTGGTGTATTGCCTACTCCTGTTGAACCTTGTATATTTTTCATTTCTTCAAGAGTATATCCCGTTTCTTTCATCATTCCTTCATAGTCAAAAGCTATTCCAGAATACTCAAATCTCTCATAATCTATTCCTACCGCTTTTTTCATTATTTCATTTTTTCTAGACATAACTGCTTCATAACTCATATCCTTAGTCATGGTCTTCACCTCCAAACAAAATATCTTTTACTTGAAGACCTATTTGAAGAAGTTCTGGAACACATGAACCAAAATTATGCTTATAAGATGGATTTACTTCTATCAATTTTCCATAAACTTCTCTTCCAGTCATAGTTCTTATTTTAACTTCATCTCCAATTTCTGCATCTTCTAATAAAAACCCTTTAACCCACATTTCTAAAGGAACTTTTTTCGTATCATCAGGCACTTGTGGTGCCCTTTCTTCAGGCTTTAACACAATATTATGCACTAAAACCCATTCACCTTTTTTAACCAATTATCATTCACCTGCCTTAGATAATATATTATTTTCTCTTTATAAATTCTCTCATATCGCCCATAATAGCTCTTGGTACTGGTAAATCTATCATTGTCTTTAAACCTGGTTCAGCATTTATCACATGTGGAATCATATTTACACACATAGCTATGGTTCCTAATCCACCATCTACTTCAGGTTTTATTGACATATTTACTTCTGGAGTTCCTTTTATAGTTATATAATCTCCCGTATAAGTTCCTTCCATTTCTGGCTCTATCTGCTGAGGATGTATCATATCTATTTTTACTTCGCCATTTACATAACCTTGTCCAGTCATATTTACTCCAGCAACATTTCCAGCTGCAGCAAAACCATATTTTGATTTTCTATCTACTGAAGTAACTATTGGTGCCATTTGCTGTTCAAATTTATCAATTTTCCATCCAATTGCATCTGCGATCATTTTTACTGATTCAGCAAATCCAACATGTCCTGATAACGTTCCATTTTCAACGCCTTTATTAAATTCCTCTACTGTCAATCCTACACCTTGTTCTTCCATTACTGCAGGTCCAAATGGTGACAAACTATTCACTCTTTTAGCCTGTATATATTCAACATCTGTCATACAACCAGTCAGACACACAACTAATAAATCCATTATTAAACCTGGATTAATACCTGTTCCCAAAATAGTTACACCATTTTCTTTAGCTATCTTGTCAAGCTCTGCTGCAAGTTCTGGGTTTTGAGCTTGAGGATAAGCCATTTCCTCTGCAGTTGAAATCACATTTACCTTTTTTTCTAAAGCAAATTTTAATCTTGGAAAAGCTTCTTTTGTAAAAGAATCCGTAGCACATAGACAAACATCACAACACCCTTCAGTCAATACTTCTTCGATATTCGGATTAATAATAACCGGTTTTCTTTCTCCTCTTTCAATACCTAAAACTTCATACATATCTTTTCCAACTCTAGCTTTATTTCTATCACACACACCTACTATTTCTACTCCCTTTTTTTTGAGGAGTACCTTAGCCATACCACTGCCCATTGCTCCAAAACCCCAAATCACTATTTTTATATTTTCCATAACAAAACACCTCCAAATATACTTTGCATTTAAGACTTTTTCTATAATAATAAATAAAAGCAATTATCATGCCAATTTTTTTAGAAGGATTTTTCCGAAAATTTATAAAAATGATTAAGTTTTTCTCTCTTTTTTCATATTTATAAGAATATTTAATCGTTTTCAAAAAAATAACCGCAAAATATTTTGCTAATAACAGCAAAATATTTTGCGGTTAAATAAGTCTATATTTTTTTAATTTGTATTGCAAATTTTGCCTTGAAATTCCTAAATTTTTAGAAGTTTTAGTAATATTATAATCATTTTTTATTAAATGATTTAAAATTATTTCTTTTTCAATATTAGCTAAATACTCACTTAAATCATTAACTTTATCATATCTGCTATCTCTATTTATATTCTTATTATTACCATTTAAAATCAATTCTTCTACATTATAAGGAAGATGCTCTTTTTTTATAACATGCTCATCAAATATCATATTCATAGCTGATTCAATAAAATTTTGCAGCTCTCTTACATTGCCGGGCCATCCATAATTCATAAAAGCTTCTAAGAGTTCTTCTGACATCATCCAAACATCTTTATTTAATTTTTCATTATAGTAATTTATAAAATGTTTTATAAGCAAAGGTATATCATCTTTTCTCTTTCTCAAAGGAGGTATTTTAATATTTATTACATTTATTCTATAATACAAATCTTTTCTTAAAATTCCCTTTTTAATAGCCTCTAATGGGTCTTCATTAGTAGCAGCTATTATTCTAACATCAACGGGTATATCTTTTAATCCTCCTATTCTCCTTATATATCCTTCTTGCAAAACTCTTAAGAGTTTTGCTTGTAAAGGTAAGCTCATTGAATTAATCTCATCTAAAAATAAAGTTCCACCACTTGCCTGTTCAAATAAACCCGGTCTATCAACAGCTCCTGTAAAACTCCCCTTACTAGTTCCAAATAAAATACTTTCCAACAAAGTTTCTGGAATGGCTGCACAATTTTGTGCTATAAAAGGTTTCTCTTTTCTGCGACTTTCATAATGTATGCTTTGAGCAAATAATTCTTTTCCAGTACCTGTTTCTCCATATATAAGCACACTAGAAGATGTCTGTGCTGCTCTCCGTGCAAATGCAATAGCTTTTAAGAATTTTTTATTTTGTCCTATTAGATTGTCAAATGTATAATGTTTTTTTTCATTTTTCTTATTGATATTGTAGTTTCTATTCAACTTTTGCCTTAGATTAATTATCTGTTCTGACAATTGACTAACTTTAGTCATATTTCTAGCTATTTCAATAGCTCCTAATACCTTTCCATTATTAATAATAGGCAGAGTAGTATTTATTGATGAAACTTTTTTTCCTTTTAAGTTTAAGTAACTCTGTTTATATTCTTCAATCATCTTACCTGTTCGTAATACTTTTAATAAAGTACTCGTTTCTTCAGTTAATGTTGGAAATACATCTAAAATATGTTTTCCAATAACTTGTTCTTTATCTAACCCTTCCATCTCTGACATGACAGAATTGTAAATAATCGTTTTCCCTTTGCTGTCAATAACATGTATGCCTTCTTCTATATACTGCAAAATATTTTGCAGTAATTTTTCCAATAAAATTTTATTTTTCATAAAAACCCCCCATACAAAATTAATTATTGTGAGGGAAAATAATTTTTAACTTAAAATTTTTGTAATTTTTGAATAGTATTTTTTACTATCCTTAAAACGTGTTTCATTTAATTTTATACATAAATACGATATTACTAATAAAATAAAACCAACTATAAAAGAATACATTTCTTTATTACTAATATTTAAAATTTCAAATATCTTAAAACTGCCAAAAATGCCGAAAATCAAAGTAAAAAAAGGTATTCCATATGCTATAAAAGCTGCCATAAGTACATTTGGAGTTTCTAAATCTATTTCCACAAAATCTCCTACTTTAGCATTTATTTCATTTATTGCTTCAATATCTATATTCATGTTTTCATCACCAATATGACATGCCCCGCAATTTCCACATGCAGAATGTTTTTGTAAAGTTACTTTTGCCCTATTACCTTTTATCTCTATTACTTTTCCTGTCCTTTTCATAAAACAATCCTCCAAATATAACTGATTTATTAATTAATAAAAAGCTATTTTACTTAATAAATTTAACCATTGTATTAATTAATTCATCTATAACTTCCTCCCCATTATCACTTTCAGCAAGAGCACTTTTAACACAACCTTTTAAATGATTTTCTAAAATCAAACCTCCTACTTTATTTATAGCTGACCTTACAGCAGCAATTTGTATCAATATATCATTACAATATCTATTTTCTTCTATCATTTTTTGTATTCCCTTTACTTGTCCTTCAATTCTTTTAAGTCTTTTTAATAGTACCTCTTTATCTTTTTCATATGAATTCATTATATCACCTCTTATACCCCAATGTGGTATTCATTATATTTTATTTTGTACAATTTGTCAATTTAATAATCCCCTCATGTCAAAAATACATAAGGGGATATTTAAAATCTAATCTAAATCTACTTTTATATGCAACTCCTCCAATTGTGCTATATCAGCTACTGCAGGAGCTTCTGTCATCAAACAGGTAGCATTTTGAGTTTTTGGAAAAGCTACTACATCTCTTATATTATCTGTACCAATAAAAATCATGGCAAGTCTGTCAAGACCATATGCTATTCCCCCATGTGGTGGTGTCCCATATTTAAATGCTTCCAATAAAAATCCAAATTTTTCATTTGCTTCTTCTTTTGTAAATCCTAACACATCAAACATTTTCTGCTGAATATCTGAATTGTGAATTCTAATACTTCCCCCACCTACTTCATATCCATTTATTACAAGGTCGTATGCTTTTGCTCTCACTTTGCTAGGGTCTTTATCCATAAGTTCAATGTCTTCATCAACTGGTGAAGTAAAAGGATGATGCTTAGCATAATATCTCTTTTCCTCTTCATCATACTCAAATAGAGGAAATTCAGTTACCCAAACTATTTTATATTCACTTTCATCAATAACTCCCAATTTCTTAGCAACTTCTACTCTTAATGCTCCTAATGTAGTATTTACAACTGAAGGCATATCTGCTACAAAAAGTATTAAATCTCCAGACTTTCCTTCCATTTCATCCAAAATAGCCTTTATATCTTCTTTTGATAAAAACTTTTCAATTGGAGATTCTATACCCTCGTCAGTTACTTTCATCCATGCTAAACCTTTTGCCCCATGAGATTTTGCAAATTTTTCTAGATTTTTTATACCTTTTTTGCTAAACTTATCTGCTCCGCCATTTATATTTATAGCTTTTACATCATTTCCATTTGCCACCGTATTTGAAAAAACTCCAAATCCGCAATTTTTAACAACTTCATTTAGTGATTTTAATTCATATCCAAATCTCAAATCTGGTTTGTCAGTTCCGTACTTTTCCATAGCTTCCTTATACGATATTTTTTCAAAAGGTATAGTTACATCTACATTAAGCACTTTTTTAAACAAAGTCTTTATTAGTTTTTCATTTATTTCGATTACATCATCTTCATCTACAAACGACATTTCTATATCTATTTGAGTAAATTCAGGCTGTCTGTCTGCCCTTAAATCTTCATCTCTAAAACATTTAACAATTTGATAATATTTATCAAATCCTGACACCATCAATAATTGCTTAAATATTTGCGGTGATTGAGGAAGTGCATAAAACTTTCCCGGATTTACTCTACTCGGTACAAGATAGTCTCTTGCTCCTTCTGGAGTCGGTTTTGTAAGTACGGGCGTTTCAATATCTAAAAATCCATTACTATCTAAAAAATCTCTAACTGTTTTAGTAATTTTATTTCTTAAAATTAAATTTTTCTGCATTTTTGGCTTTCTAAGGTCAAGATACCTATATTTAAGTCTTAGTTTTTCTCCCGCATCATCATCATCTCTTATGTGAATAGGTGGTACTTCTGCCTTAGACAATATTTTCAATTCATTTGCAAAAACTTCTATTTTACCAGTAGGTAAATTTTCATTTACTGCCTCTCTATGCCTTACTTCACCTTTTACAGCTATTACAAACTCTCCACGCAAACTATCTGCTTTATCAAATGCTTCTTTTGACACTTCAGTATCAAAAACTATTTGTACTATACCTTCTCTATCTCTTAAATCTACGAAAATGAGTCCTCCTAAATTCCTTTTTCTCTGCACCCAACCCATTAATATAACTTCTTGTCCTATATGCTCTGTACGAAGCTGTCCGCACATATGAGTTCTCTTCATTCCCTGCAACAGTTCAGCCATAATTATACCTCCTATACTAATCTATTCCTTATTTCTTCAACAATTAAACTAAGCTGAATTTCTTCTTGATTACCTGTTTTCATATTCTTTAAAGTTACTACTCCTTTATCTAATTCATTATCCCCAATTACTACTACAAATTTAGCTTGTAATTTGTCTGAATACTTAAATTGGGCTTTTATACTTCTACCTAAATGATCCATATCTACAGAAATCAAATTTTTTCTTAATTTATAAGATAATTCAACAGCTTTTTCATGAGTTCTCTGTCCTAACGTAGCTATAAACACATCAAGCATATCAGACTTAGGGATTTGTATATTGTTATTTTCTAGTGTAAGTAAAAGTCTTTCTTCTCCCAAGCCAAATCCTACTCCCGGAACTTTTATATCGCCAATTTCCTCAACTAATCCATCATATCTTCCACCACCGCATACAGTACTTTGAGCTCCAATTTCTTTAGAAACTATTTCAAATGCCGTTTTATTATAATAATCAAGTCCTCTGACTATTTTAGGGTCTATCTCAAAATCTATATCCATAACTTTTAAATATTTTTGAAGTTTTTCAAAATGTTCTCTACAGTCATCACATATGTAATCTAAAATCAAAGGAACATCAACTAACTGCTGCTTACAACTTTCATTTTTACAATCTATTATTCTCATAGGATTTTTTTCAAATCTAGCATTACAAGTTTTACAAAGTTTATCAAGCTTTTGTCTTAAATAATCTTTTAATACTTCATTATAGTTTTTTCTACACTTAGGACATCCTATACTATTTATTCTAAGCTGTAAATTTTCAAGTCCCAATTTTTCAAAAAATGCCATTGCAAGTCCTATGACTTCAGCATCAACAGAAGGATTTTCTGCTCCAAATACCTCTACTCCAAACTGATGAAAAGCTCTAAGTCTTCCAGCTTGAGGTCTTTCATATCTAAAACAAGGAGTTATATAGAATAATTTTGTAGGCTGTGCTTCTGCATACATTTTATTTTCCACAAATGCCCTCACAACAGGAGCAGTTCCTTCTGGTTTTAACGTTATATCTCTTCCACCATTATCAGTAAAAGTATACATCTCTTTTTGAACTATATCTGTAGTTTCTCCTACTCCTCTTTTAAATAACTCAGTATGTTCAAAAATTGGTGTCCTTATCTCTTTATATCCAAAGTTTCTACATATTTTCTTAAACTCATTTTCTACAAAGTTCCATTTATATACATCCGAAGGCAGTACATCTCTGGTACCTCTAGGTCTTTTAATTGACATTTTAAAGCCTCCTTTTTATTAATATTAGTTTCAAGTTTTAAAGTCATTTCTCTTTAACTCTCAGTTGTCAAGCTATTAACTCTCAGATTAGGTGTATTTCTTTAAAGACCTTAAATTTTTTAATTATTAATTTTAACTCTTATTTCTATATAAAACATTAGAATTTCTATTTCTATACAATAAAAACAAATCCTCTCATCCCTAATATAAAAGGGACGAGAGGTCAACATTCCCGCGGTACCACCCTACTTGGAAAAACCCACTTTACTAGTTAACGCCTAGTACGTACTACCCTACTATAATTTCAGGTAGTATGCTCTGAGGTGTCTTCACTATAATATCCGATGTTAGGCTTCCACCATCCCTAACTCGCTATAATCATAATTATAGCTACTCTTCCTCTTCATAGCATTTAACATTTAAGTTATCTAATTTTTTCATATATTATAAATTAGTTATGATTTTATGTCAAGGTCATTTATGTAATATTAATCGATTAATTGCATTTTTTTTCTATCAATCATTTCATCTACTCTATTTATATATTCATCTAAATTTTTTACATTTGGAACTCTTTCTAATCTATTTTCTTTAGGATAAACTATTTTAGATATTCCACCTGCTCCAAGAGCTATTATAGACTGTTTTTCTTCCATTATTTGAATATTATATATACATTCATGCCCATTTTTGCAATATCCTATATTTTCCAAATTACCTAACATGTATTTTTGCCTGTACATGTAATAAGGATACATCTGCATTTTTCCTGAATAATTTCTAGTCAAATTCAACATATAATTTGCCAACTTTTCCCGACTTAAATTGTAATCTTCAATATTTTCTCTAAGCCTTGAACTTCTTTTTACAGCTAATGTATGTACTGTAAGATTTTCAGGATTCATTCTTTGAATGTGCTCTAATGTATTTGTAAGCTCTAAAAGCCCTTCATCAGGCAGTCCAATTATTATATCCATATTTACGGTCCTAAATCCAATTTCTCTAGCCAATGTATATGCCTTTTTTATATCTTCAGTTGAATGACTTCTTCCAATAAGTTTCAAAGTCTTATCATTCATAGTTTGTGGATTTATACTAATCCTATCTATATTATTCTTCTTTAAAGTTAAAAGTTTTTCTCTCGTAATTGTATCAGGTCTTCCAGCTTCAACTGTAAATTCTTTGAGTTCAGTAATATCAAAATTTTCAAGTATATTTAGTATTAACTTTGAAAGTTGATTTGCTGATAAAGTAGTAGGAGTCCCTCCTCCTATATAAATGCTTTCTACTTTTTTTCCTAAATCATTTAACAGTTTCGCTGTTCCTTTTATTTCTTTAAAAAGCGATTTTAAATATTCTTCAACTTTATTTTTATTTTTATCTATCGGATTAGATGGAAAAGAACAGTATATACAGCGTGTCGGACAAAAAGGTATACTTATATAAATACTTACTAAATCTTCTCTTATAGGATATACATATTTTCTTTCACAAATAGCAACATCTGTAATTAATTTTATTTTTTCATCATTAAGTCTATATTTCTGTTTTAAAATATTTTTAATTTCTATAAGACTTACATTCTTATCTAATAGTTCATGTACTATTTTAGTAGGCCTTATTCCTGTTAGTATACCCCAAGGTGTACTGCTCTTGCTATAAATTTTACTTAATACATCATATATACTTAATTTAATATTTCTCTTTAATTCCTTTCTTCTATCTATTTGTTTATCCTCTTTTTTAAATTTATATTCTCTTTTATTACTATCTATTAAATTATTATTTTTAAAAATTTGTGTTTTAATAATAAATACATCATTACTTTCCACTACTTCATTGATTAAAAGTAAACTGTCTTCAGTTTTATTTAAATAATTTTCACATTCTGAAATAAAATTAATTTTTAAAATGCCAAAAGTCTTTATAAGTTCTCCTATTTCATATTTATAATCATGTCCTTTTAATACTACACTTATCATCATTTCACCTTTAATAATTTTTATTTAATTCATTTCTAAGTTTCACTACTTGTTCCTTTGGAACGCCTAACTCTCTAGCTATTTCTAAATCATCATATCCATTTTCTACTAATTCTATAAAATCATGAAAATCAATATCCAAAAAGCTATTTTTACTGCTTAAATAAGAACCTATCCTTTTTTTCATATGAACGCCTCCTAAAAACATCATTTTTTGTTAGTTTTGCCATATGATAAAAAGGATATTCTTTAATTTATTCTTTATAGCAAAAATGGATTTTTCTTCTTCTCTATTCCTATTGTAGAAGAAGGACCATGTCC includes:
- the ortB gene encoding 2-amino-4-oxopentanoate thiolase subunit OrtB is translated as MTKDMSYEAVMSRKNEIMKKAVGIDYERFEYSGIAFDYEGMMKETGYTLEEMKNIQGSTGVGNTPILELKNLTNLARKLSPKGKGARIFIKDEACNPSGSFKARRAANAVYHAKKLGYKGVIAATSGNYGAAVASQAAMHGLKCIIVQECYDSRGVGQPEIIEKARKCEAYGAEVVQLTVGPELFYTFLKLLEETGYFNASLYTPFGIAGVETLGYEIAMQMREREGKDPDVVVCTNAGGGNLTGTARGLLKAGAKETIVVGASVNLKGLHMASDKQFNKKSFTTGHTGFGMPFATWPDRSDVPRSAARPLRYMDRYVTINQGEVFYMTEVLAQLEGLERGPAGNTSLAAAFSLAQELDEDKIIVVQETEYTGAGKHIQPQLSFARENGIEVKFGNPREEVPGKNIILPEHPKLIKAVDLDMNKIRASYIKNAIKNNNATEISEEDLIFLVDETKSNRQFVEDILNELNVNIK
- the ortA gene encoding 2-amino-4-oxopentanoate thiolase subunit OrtA; this translates as MVKKGEWVLVHNIVLKPEERAPQVPDDTKKVPLEMWVKGFLLEDAEIGDEVKIRTMTGREVYGKLIEVNPSYKHNFGSCVPELLQIGLQVKDILFGGEDHD
- a CDS encoding sigma-54 interaction domain-containing protein; protein product: MKNKILLEKLLQNILQYIEEGIHVIDSKGKTIIYNSVMSEMEGLDKEQVIGKHILDVFPTLTEETSTLLKVLRTGKMIEEYKQSYLNLKGKKVSSINTTLPIINNGKVLGAIEIARNMTKVSQLSEQIINLRQKLNRNYNINKKNEKKHYTFDNLIGQNKKFLKAIAFARRAAQTSSSVLIYGETGTGKELFAQSIHYESRRKEKPFIAQNCAAIPETLLESILFGTSKGSFTGAVDRPGLFEQASGGTLFLDEINSMSLPLQAKLLRVLQEGYIRRIGGLKDIPVDVRIIAATNEDPLEAIKKGILRKDLYYRINVINIKIPPLRKRKDDIPLLIKHFINYYNEKLNKDVWMMSEELLEAFMNYGWPGNVRELQNFIESAMNMIFDEHVIKKEHLPYNVEELILNGNNKNINRDSRYDKVNDLSEYLANIEKEIILNHLIKNDYNITKTSKNLGISRQNLQYKLKKYRLI
- a CDS encoding SoxR reducing system RseC family protein — encoded protein: MKRTGKVIEIKGNRAKVTLQKHSACGNCGACHIGDENMNIDIEAINEINAKVGDFVEIDLETPNVLMAAFIAYGIPFFTLIFGIFGSFKIFEILNISNKEMYSFIVGFILLVISYLCIKLNETRFKDSKKYYSKITKILS
- a CDS encoding ornithine aminomutase subunit alpha: MKGYIKREDDFQERRKHLANLTDEELKARFWELLEKIVDPLLELARTHTTPSIERSVLLRMGFSSLEAKPLVEGAIDRGLMGKGVGHIVYRISKEKNIPLRQAGLEMIEGKHWDDAVRIFKGGNE
- the oraE gene encoding D-ornithine 4,5-aminomutase subunit OraE, giving the protein MKKLNPNEKLDIREILSDLENYRPKRRGWTWRKKVDELKIGPHVYHDCSESLKNSIGIPAAVQYFDNLDPQPQETITTEIASGRFEDDIRRMRMAAWHGADHIMVIRTAGQSHYDGLIEGTPQGIGGIPVTRKQVRAQRKALDLIEEEVGRPINYHSYVSGVAGPDIAVMFAEEGVNGAHQDPQYNVLYRNINMVRSFVDAAESKKIMAWADMAQIDGAHNANATARDAWKVMPELMVQHGINAMYSYKVGMKKENICLSTVPPSASPVPCMKYDLPYAVALRDFFDEYKMRAQQNTKYITSSSREATVTHVMNMMISKLTRADIQSTITPDEGRNVPWHMYNIEACDTAKQTLVGLDSLLEMVELKKEGYLPEKVRELKERAVLFLEEIIEVGGYFEAVEKGFFVDSGMYPERNGDGIGRKIDGGVGAGTVFERDEDYMAPVTAHYGYNNVAQYDPDAVDNPSKLIDGCTFEKPEKIIFIDELDENDNVYKRLDETEKYRNSNYIKPEVEWLADGTVQVELFLPTNKRIAEFAAIEFAKKMNLQDPEVIHLEILHPAEGTRVQLKGKLEFDVDISKLEIPPEPEVLSDEELWAEIERKPMKVVAATVGEDEHSVGLREVIDIKHGGIEKWGIEVVYLGTSCPIEKLVDAAIELNADAILASTIISHDDIHYKNMKRIHEYCVEKGIRDKIIIACGGTQVTPEIAVQQGVDAGFGRGSKGIHVATFLVKKRREMEQNEN
- the ord gene encoding 2,4-diaminopentanoate dehydrogenase yields the protein MENIKIVIWGFGAMGSGMAKVLLKKKGVEIVGVCDRNKARVGKDMYEVLGIERGERKPVIINPNIEEVLTEGCCDVCLCATDSFTKEAFPRLKFALEKKVNVISTAEEMAYPQAQNPELAAELDKIAKENGVTILGTGINPGLIMDLLVVCLTGCMTDVEYIQAKRVNSLSPFGPAVMEEQGVGLTVEEFNKGVENGTLSGHVGFAESVKMIADAIGWKIDKFEQQMAPIVTSVDRKSKYGFAAAGNVAGVNMTGQGYVNGEVKIDMIHPQQIEPEMEGTYTGDYITIKGTPEVNMSIKPEVDGGLGTIAMCVNMIPHVINAEPGLKTMIDLPVPRAIMGDMREFIKRK